One window of the Staphylococcus equorum genome contains the following:
- a CDS encoding HAD family hydrolase, with translation MKNAELVLFDLDNTLFPFNDLWLIANKQIFNDSGYAEDIAYNEFLKIYTYYDKKFWLKHSRGEITLDELRQLRLIESLKYFKKNITTKEAHEYFLAFFDIIIQHIKPNITLNNHLNELKKWVNIGILTNGKNSEQTTKIARLELKKIFENNIFISEDIGSEKPDGAAFLKVTHMLNIKPEDTIYVGDSWENDVSGSLNVGMKPIWFNGDKKRNDENIEVTNSSIEKLVKNLITRVKR, from the coding sequence ATTAAAAATGCAGAATTAGTATTATTTGACTTAGATAATACTTTATTTCCTTTCAATGATTTATGGTTAATTGCGAATAAACAAATTTTCAACGATTCTGGATATGCAGAAGATATTGCATATAATGAATTCCTCAAAATTTACACTTATTATGATAAAAAATTTTGGTTGAAACATAGTCGAGGAGAGATAACTTTAGATGAACTCAGGCAACTACGATTAATAGAAAGTTTAAAATATTTTAAGAAAAATATTACCACAAAAGAAGCACATGAATATTTCTTAGCTTTTTTTGACATTATTATTCAACATATTAAACCAAATATAACATTAAATAATCACCTTAATGAATTGAAAAAATGGGTCAATATAGGTATATTAACTAACGGGAAAAATTCAGAACAAACAACTAAGATAGCACGTTTAGAATTAAAAAAGATATTTGAAAATAATATTTTTATATCTGAAGATATTGGAAGTGAAAAGCCTGATGGTGCTGCTTTCTTAAAGGTAACTCATATGCTAAATATCAAACCTGAGGATACAATATATGTAGGGGATTCTTGGGAAAATGATGTTTCTGGTTCACTTAATGTAGGCATGAAACCAATTTGGTTTAACGGTGATAAAAAAAGAAATGACGAAAATATAGAAGTTACTAATAGTAGTATTGAAAAGTTAGTAAAAAACTTGATAACACGAGTAAAACGATAA
- a CDS encoding rhodanese-related sulfurtransferase encodes MDYRVLLYYKYTTLDDPETFATEHLEFCKDLELKGRILVSTEGINGTVSGTVEATDKYMEQLKSDERFKGITFKVDEAEGHAFKKMHVRPREEIVALDLEDDVDPRELTGNYLSPKEFREALLADDTVVIDARNDYEYDLGHFRGSVRPDITRFRDLPEWIKENKEQFMDKKIVTYCTGGIRCEKFSGYLLKEGFEDVGQLEGGIATYGKDPEVKGELWDGKMYVFDERISVEVNQVDKTVVGKEWFDGTPCERYINCSNPECNKQILVSEENEERYLGACTHECATHENNRYVKKHDISEEEKAARLENFKNLVSQ; translated from the coding sequence ATGGATTATAGAGTATTATTGTATTATAAATATACAACACTTGATGACCCCGAAACTTTCGCTACGGAGCATTTAGAATTTTGTAAGGATTTAGAACTTAAGGGCCGTATTTTAGTATCTACAGAAGGTATCAATGGTACTGTATCTGGGACAGTCGAAGCTACTGATAAATATATGGAACAATTGAAATCAGATGAAAGATTTAAAGGGATTACTTTTAAAGTTGATGAAGCTGAAGGACATGCTTTCAAAAAAATGCACGTACGTCCAAGAGAAGAAATCGTTGCTCTAGATTTAGAAGATGACGTTGACCCAAGAGAATTAACAGGAAATTACTTATCACCAAAAGAATTTAGAGAAGCTTTATTGGCTGATGATACTGTAGTCATTGATGCAAGAAATGATTACGAATACGATTTAGGTCATTTCCGCGGCTCAGTTCGTCCTGATATCACGAGATTTAGAGACCTACCTGAGTGGATCAAAGAAAATAAAGAGCAATTCATGGACAAAAAGATTGTCACTTATTGTACTGGCGGCATCCGTTGTGAAAAATTCTCTGGTTACTTATTAAAAGAGGGCTTTGAGGATGTAGGTCAACTTGAAGGTGGCATTGCTACTTATGGTAAAGATCCGGAAGTAAAAGGTGAATTATGGGACGGTAAAATGTACGTCTTTGATGAACGTATTAGTGTAGAAGTCAACCAAGTAGACAAAACAGTTGTGGGTAAAGAATGGTTCGATGGTACACCATGCGAACGTTATATCAATTGCAGCAATCCAGAATGTAACAAACAAATTCTTGTTTCTGAAGAAAATGAAGAACGTTATTTAGGTGCTTGTACACACGAATGTGCAACTCACGAAAATAATCGTTATGTAAAAAAACATGACATTAGCGAAGAAGAAAAAGCCGCACGCTTAGAAAACTTCAAAAATCTTGTAAGCCAATAA
- a CDS encoding peptide-methionine (S)-S-oxide reductase has translation METVYLAGGCLWGVQAFVKTLPGVVDTEGGRANGITDTLDGEYDGYVEVIKTTFDPAKVTVTDLMGYLFEIIDPYSVNKQGEDVGLRYRTGLYSEDAKHLKEAQAFIDAIEDHHLIATEVLPLTNYVKSAEENQDRLTRFPDDYCHLPKALVNKYK, from the coding sequence ATGGAAACGGTATACTTGGCAGGCGGATGTCTATGGGGTGTACAAGCCTTTGTTAAAACTTTACCTGGTGTAGTAGACACAGAAGGTGGCAGGGCAAACGGTATTACAGATACACTCGATGGAGAATATGATGGATATGTAGAAGTCATTAAGACAACATTTGATCCAGCAAAAGTGACAGTTACAGACTTAATGGGATATCTATTTGAAATTATTGATCCTTATAGCGTAAACAAGCAAGGTGAAGATGTTGGCTTGAGATATAGAACAGGATTATACAGTGAAGATGCCAAGCATTTAAAAGAGGCACAAGCATTTATAGATGCAATTGAAGACCATCATCTGATTGCAACAGAAGTATTACCACTGACAAATTACGTGAAAAGTGCAGAAGAAAATCAAGATAGATTAACAAGATTCCCTGATGATTACTGTCATCTTCCTAAAGCACTCGTAAATAAATATAAATAA
- the rbsK gene encoding ribokinase, with the protein MTNKVVIIGSTNVDKILNVDRFVKPGETLHLQNAQKIYGGGKGANQALATARSNAQTTFISKIGTEGDADFMLEDFEEAHMNTDYIMTTDTAQTGQAFITIDANGQNTILVYGGANMELNDTDVNKAADAIAEADYIIAQLEVPVPAIISAFKIARENNVTTILNPAPASELSKDLLTLTDIIVPNETEAELLSGIAVTDRASMHQNAEYFLSLGMKVVIITLGEQGTYYATANSAGLIPSFKVKAIDTTAAGDTFIGAFASRLNMTDFNIEESITYANKAASLTVQVEGAQKSIPLEQDVLKA; encoded by the coding sequence ATGACAAATAAAGTTGTAATTATTGGTTCTACCAATGTAGATAAAATTTTAAACGTAGACCGTTTTGTTAAACCGGGAGAAACATTACATCTTCAAAATGCTCAAAAAATTTATGGTGGCGGTAAAGGCGCAAATCAAGCACTTGCAACTGCACGCTCAAATGCCCAAACAACTTTTATTTCTAAGATTGGAACTGAAGGAGACGCAGATTTCATGTTAGAAGATTTTGAAGAAGCGCATATGAATACAGACTACATCATGACAACAGATACTGCCCAAACAGGCCAAGCATTTATAACAATTGATGCCAATGGACAAAATACAATTTTAGTTTATGGTGGCGCAAATATGGAATTAAATGATACAGATGTAAATAAAGCAGCTGACGCAATTGCAGAAGCAGATTATATTATTGCTCAACTTGAAGTGCCTGTTCCTGCGATTATTAGCGCTTTTAAAATCGCACGTGAAAACAATGTCACTACTATTTTAAATCCAGCTCCTGCAAGTGAATTATCTAAAGATTTACTTACTTTAACTGACATTATTGTGCCAAACGAAACAGAAGCAGAATTATTAAGTGGTATCGCAGTTACAGATCGTGCGTCAATGCATCAAAACGCCGAATACTTTTTATCTTTAGGAATGAAAGTTGTTATTATCACACTTGGCGAGCAAGGTACTTATTACGCGACAGCAAATTCTGCTGGTTTAATACCTTCGTTTAAAGTAAAAGCGATTGATACAACAGCAGCAGGTGACACTTTTATCGGTGCATTTGCAAGTCGTCTCAATATGACAGACTTTAATATAGAAGAAAGTATTACTTACGCAAATAAAGCAGCTTCGCTTACAGTCCAAGTTGAAGGCGCTCAAAAATCAATTCCATTAGAACAAGATGTGTTAAAGGCTTAA
- the rbsD gene encoding D-ribose pyranase, with protein MKKTKVLNSHVSHAIATLGHFDLITINDAGMPIPNDERRIDLAITKDLPRFIDVLENVLSEVEVQKIFLAEEIKTQNAEQLKQIKSLIGDNVEISFIPHEEMKQNLNHSLTKANIRTGETTPFSNIALESNVTF; from the coding sequence ATGAAAAAAACAAAGGTTTTAAATAGTCATGTATCACATGCAATTGCAACATTGGGTCATTTTGATTTAATAACAATTAATGATGCGGGTATGCCAATTCCAAATGACGAACGTCGTATTGATTTAGCGATTACTAAAGATCTACCACGCTTTATTGATGTTTTAGAGAACGTTTTATCAGAAGTTGAAGTTCAAAAAATATTTCTTGCAGAAGAAATCAAAACACAAAACGCTGAACAACTTAAACAAATTAAATCATTGATAGGTGACAATGTAGAAATTTCATTTATTCCACATGAAGAAATGAAACAAAATTTAAATCATTCACTAACAAAAGCTAATATTCGCACAGGGGAAACGACACCATTTTCAAATATTGCACTTGAATCTAACGTGACATTTTAA
- the rbsU gene encoding ribose/proton symporter RbsU: protein MDIIAILIGLGPLLGWGLFPTIASKFGGRPVNQIFGATVGTLIFALGFAFIQGIDFPTGMNLIFSLISGVGWGFGQIITFKAFGLVGSSRAMPITTAFQLLGASLWGVFALGDWPGLTNKIIGFTALLVVLIGAYMTVWSEKSEQQYSKKLRNAVILLLIGEIGYWAYSAAPQATNISGMEAFLPQAMGMVLAAVIYAFMNMKQGNAFLEKVSWKQIISGLFFAFGALTYLISAQSDMNGLATGFILSQTSVVLATLTGIYFLNQRKTPKELIVTIIGLVIILIAAAVTVFIK from the coding sequence ATGGATATTATAGCAATTTTAATTGGTCTTGGACCATTACTGGGTTGGGGACTATTTCCTACCATCGCATCGAAGTTTGGTGGACGACCAGTTAACCAAATATTTGGTGCAACAGTAGGAACGTTGATTTTCGCATTAGGTTTCGCATTCATTCAAGGTATCGATTTTCCAACAGGAATGAACCTTATATTTTCATTAATATCAGGTGTTGGTTGGGGCTTTGGACAAATTATTACTTTTAAAGCATTTGGTCTAGTCGGTTCTTCCAGAGCTATGCCAATCACAACTGCATTTCAACTATTAGGTGCATCACTATGGGGTGTCTTTGCATTAGGAGATTGGCCAGGATTAACAAATAAAATTATCGGCTTCACTGCCCTACTTGTTGTGCTAATTGGTGCATATATGACCGTTTGGAGTGAAAAATCAGAACAACAATATAGTAAGAAATTAAGAAATGCAGTTATTTTACTACTTATAGGTGAAATAGGTTATTGGGCCTACTCTGCAGCACCTCAAGCAACTAATATCAGTGGTATGGAAGCATTCTTACCACAAGCAATGGGTATGGTGCTTGCTGCAGTAATTTATGCATTTATGAATATGAAACAAGGCAATGCTTTCTTAGAAAAAGTCAGCTGGAAACAAATTATTTCAGGATTGTTCTTTGCATTTGGTGCATTAACATACTTAATTTCTGCACAGTCAGATATGAATGGATTAGCGACAGGATTCATACTGTCACAAACATCAGTAGTATTAGCTACGTTAACAGGTATTTATTTCTTGAATCAGAGAAAAACACCAAAAGAACTTATCGTTACTATTATTGGACTTGTAATCATATTAATAGCAGCAGCAGTTACAGTATTTATTAAATAA
- the rbsR gene encoding ribose utilization transcriptional repressor RbsR: MKKVSIKDVAKEADVSLTTVSQILNKKSNRFSEETVNKVIAAKERLGYFPNKNAQQLRGSQTKLIGVLLPNLTNPFFSTMMQTMDDHKPDDVDLFFLTTKEDKIEEGIMHLVERGMDGLIIAQMIKNPSRLNQYLLNHNIPYIVLDQSDDHGFTDIVKTNERNGGELAAAHLIDYGHTHISIIQPYNLTSNMKARTDGFIKYCEMHEIPSPIIIETPLNKEGGFAVIDDIIKSKSSAIFATNDEMAIGIMRGLADKGFHVPNDISVIGFDNIDIAKYLVPSLTTVAQPIKEIGEAALALITHKLNQNDATLHNVALHNELVIRETTQHF, encoded by the coding sequence ATGAAAAAAGTTTCTATCAAAGATGTAGCTAAAGAAGCAGACGTGTCTTTGACTACGGTTTCGCAAATTTTAAATAAAAAAAGCAACCGTTTTTCAGAGGAAACAGTAAACAAAGTCATTGCTGCTAAAGAGCGATTAGGCTACTTCCCTAATAAAAATGCGCAACAATTACGTGGTAGCCAAACAAAATTAATCGGTGTGCTATTACCAAATTTAACTAATCCATTCTTTTCCACGATGATGCAAACTATGGACGATCACAAACCAGATGATGTCGATTTATTCTTCTTAACAACAAAGGAAGATAAAATCGAAGAAGGGATTATGCATCTTGTCGAACGAGGCATGGATGGTCTGATTATTGCGCAGATGATTAAGAACCCGTCTCGTTTAAATCAATATTTATTAAATCATAATATACCCTATATCGTACTAGATCAAAGTGATGACCATGGATTTACTGATATCGTAAAAACAAATGAACGCAATGGTGGTGAACTGGCAGCCGCACATCTTATTGATTACGGCCACACGCACATTTCAATCATTCAACCTTATAATTTAACGAGTAATATGAAAGCAAGAACAGATGGTTTCATCAAATATTGTGAAATGCATGAGATACCATCTCCTATAATTATCGAAACCCCTTTAAATAAAGAAGGTGGATTTGCAGTCATTGATGATATTATAAAGTCCAAATCAAGTGCTATTTTTGCAACAAATGATGAGATGGCTATTGGTATTATGCGTGGCCTCGCTGATAAAGGATTTCACGTACCAAACGATATTTCAGTTATTGGCTTTGATAATATAGACATTGCAAAATATCTTGTCCCTTCCCTCACCACAGTTGCACAACCTATTAAAGAAATAGGCGAGGCTGCATTAGCTTTAATCACTCATAAGCTGAATCAAAATGATGCAACTTTACATAACGTTGCATTACATAATGAGTTAGTTATCAGAGAAACAACGCAACATTTTTAA
- a CDS encoding GntR family transcriptional regulator: protein MNKPKYQIVADEIKEKIINKSYQVGMLLPTEKQFQDRYNLSRYTIRQAMDLLVKEGYIKKKKGSGSYVSYNYLNTNQNNETKKIGVIVTYLSDYIFPSIIRGIENVLKKNGYSLILASTNNNHEEERKCLEMMLNQGVTGLIIEPTKSNVYNPNLSYYSLFKQRDIPILMINAKYDELNLPYIAIDDVKSGYLATKYLVDQGHENIALITKIDDNQGKLRMKGYFNAFESNHILFKGEHIYTFDTESKPQVIEQIVQHIYEKKINITGLVCYNDEIAYEIIQRLKQRNVQIPSDLSVVGEDNSVLSKLSEMDLTTTSHPQELLGRKAAEWMINAINTDKKQTSQLIDTYIIERNSVKKL from the coding sequence ATGAATAAGCCGAAATATCAAATTGTAGCGGACGAAATTAAAGAAAAAATAATTAACAAAAGCTATCAAGTTGGAATGCTCTTACCTACAGAAAAGCAATTTCAGGATAGATATAATTTAAGTCGCTATACAATCAGACAAGCAATGGATTTATTAGTCAAAGAAGGATACATTAAAAAGAAAAAAGGTTCTGGATCATATGTGAGTTACAATTATTTAAATACAAATCAGAACAATGAAACTAAAAAAATAGGCGTAATCGTGACTTACTTATCGGATTATATTTTCCCGAGTATTATTCGAGGTATTGAGAATGTATTAAAAAAGAATGGCTATTCTTTAATATTAGCAAGTACGAATAACAATCATGAGGAAGAACGTAAATGTTTAGAGATGATGCTGAATCAAGGTGTGACGGGACTTATTATAGAACCTACTAAGAGTAATGTCTATAACCCGAATTTGTCCTATTATTCATTATTCAAACAGCGAGATATTCCGATTTTAATGATTAATGCTAAGTATGATGAGTTGAATTTGCCTTATATAGCAATTGATGATGTGAAATCTGGCTATTTAGCAACAAAATATTTAGTAGATCAAGGACATGAAAATATTGCTTTAATTACTAAAATAGACGATAACCAAGGTAAATTAAGAATGAAAGGTTATTTTAATGCTTTTGAAAGTAATCATATTCTTTTTAAAGGCGAACATATTTATACATTTGATACCGAAAGTAAGCCACAAGTCATCGAACAAATTGTTCAGCATATTTATGAGAAAAAGATTAATATCACTGGCTTAGTTTGTTATAACGATGAAATTGCTTACGAGATTATCCAAAGATTAAAACAGCGAAATGTGCAGATACCAAGCGATTTATCTGTGGTTGGCGAAGATAATTCAGTGCTAAGTAAATTGAGTGAGATGGATTTGACTACAACGTCACATCCTCAAGAATTACTTGGTAGAAAAGCAGCAGAATGGATGATTAACGCGATAAATACAGATAAAAAACAAACGTCACAACTTATAGATACATATATTATCGAACGAAATTCTGTAAAAAAATTATAA
- a CDS encoding xylulokinase, which produces MDGLKKALSSEDISIGIELGSTRIKTVAIDKHLNTVASGHFEWENQFVDGYWTYSINDIWVGLQKSYSAMTTKMKEKHNLTLKQVKSIGISGMMHGYLAFDHNEDLLVPFRTWRNGNTAKAATLLSEAFQFNIPERWSIAHVYQAILDKEAHVNQIEYLTTLAGYVHWYLTGEKVVGIGEASGMFPIDVNNKAYRSDLLNTANDLFKGKGFEKSVATILPEIKLAGESGGRLTSEGATLLDPSGNLEAGSVMCPPEGDAGTGMVATNTVAQNTGNISAGTSAFAMVVLSDALKGMYPEIDVVTTPDGSEVAMIHTNNCTSDINDWMNIFGEVLSVMSVDFSSDKLYGQIFERSLESDDNIGGLLSYNYVSGENITDVETGYPLFVREPNYNFNLANFMKMHLYSAFSTLKIGMDLLKDNESINIDKLIAHGGIFKTKGVAQQVLSSALENKITVMDTASEGGAWGVSVLAYYTAQESQQPLATFLNEVVFLNTEEVTTEPVEQEVINFNNYVEKVKKGLPIEQSIAKYLGGK; this is translated from the coding sequence ATGGATGGTTTGAAGAAAGCATTAAGTAGTGAAGATATATCGATTGGTATTGAACTTGGTTCTACAAGAATTAAAACCGTAGCAATTGATAAGCATTTAAATACAGTTGCATCTGGACATTTTGAATGGGAAAACCAATTCGTAGATGGATATTGGACATATTCCATTAATGATATCTGGGTCGGTTTACAGAAAAGTTATAGTGCAATGACAACAAAAATGAAAGAAAAACATAATTTAACATTAAAACAAGTGAAGTCGATTGGTATCAGCGGTATGATGCATGGTTATCTAGCGTTTGATCATAATGAAGATTTACTTGTACCATTTAGAACTTGGAGAAATGGTAATACAGCAAAGGCAGCTACGTTACTTAGCGAAGCGTTTCAATTTAATATTCCAGAACGTTGGAGTATTGCGCATGTATATCAAGCCATATTAGATAAAGAAGCCCATGTGAATCAAATTGAATATTTAACAACGTTAGCTGGATACGTACATTGGTACTTAACTGGTGAAAAAGTTGTCGGTATTGGCGAGGCTTCAGGCATGTTCCCTATAGATGTTAACAACAAAGCTTATAGATCAGATTTATTAAATACAGCTAATGACTTATTTAAAGGAAAAGGATTTGAAAAGTCAGTAGCAACTATATTACCTGAAATTAAATTGGCTGGTGAAAGTGGCGGTCGTCTTACAAGCGAAGGTGCAACATTATTAGATCCTTCAGGTAATCTCGAAGCTGGTAGCGTTATGTGTCCGCCAGAAGGCGATGCTGGTACTGGTATGGTAGCAACGAACACAGTAGCGCAGAATACAGGTAATATATCAGCCGGTACTAGTGCATTTGCAATGGTTGTATTATCTGATGCATTAAAAGGTATGTACCCAGAAATTGATGTAGTAACAACGCCCGATGGTAGTGAAGTAGCAATGATTCACACCAATAACTGTACTTCTGATATTAATGATTGGATGAACATATTTGGCGAAGTATTAAGCGTCATGAGTGTTGATTTTTCATCGGATAAGTTGTACGGACAGATATTCGAGCGTTCATTGGAAAGTGATGACAACATTGGTGGCTTACTTTCATACAACTATGTTTCAGGAGAAAATATCACAGATGTAGAGACAGGTTATCCATTATTTGTACGTGAACCAAACTATAATTTCAATTTAGCTAATTTTATGAAAATGCATTTATATAGTGCATTCAGTACTTTGAAAATTGGAATGGATTTATTGAAAGATAATGAATCGATTAACATAGATAAATTGATAGCACATGGCGGTATTTTTAAAACCAAAGGTGTCGCACAGCAAGTATTATCATCAGCACTTGAAAATAAGATTACCGTAATGGATACGGCAAGTGAAGGTGGCGCATGGGGTGTCAGTGTTTTAGCTTACTATACCGCACAAGAATCTCAACAACCTTTAGCTACATTTTTAAATGAAGTTGTATTTTTAAACACAGAAGAAGTAACTACAGAACCAGTAGAACAAGAAGTGATTAACTTTAATAATTATGTAGAAAAAGTTAAAAAAGGTTTACCTATAGAACAATCGATAGCTAAATATTTAGGAGGCAAATAA
- a CDS encoding L-ribulose-5-phosphate 4-epimerase, with translation MLETLKAEVFKANLELPNRGLIKYTWGNVSAFDAESQLFVIKPSGVDYDVMKPEDMVVCNLDCEVVEGDLKPSSDMPTHAVLYKEFGDIGSVVHTHSPWATTWAQSGLNVPAMGTTHADTFYGEIPCARFLTTEEINKDYEYETGNVIVETFKEKGINPHEVPAVLLHGHAPFIWGDNCEKAVMNAVVLEEVCKMNIFTRQLNPFAETLPKAVLDKHFERKHGANAYYGQN, from the coding sequence ATGTTAGAAACGTTAAAAGCTGAAGTTTTTAAGGCAAATTTAGAATTGCCAAACCGAGGATTGATTAAATACACATGGGGTAATGTGAGTGCCTTTGATGCAGAATCGCAATTATTTGTTATCAAGCCGAGTGGCGTAGATTACGATGTCATGAAACCAGAAGATATGGTGGTTTGTAATTTAGATTGTGAAGTGGTTGAAGGAGATTTAAAACCTTCTTCAGATATGCCAACGCATGCTGTCCTTTATAAAGAATTTGGTGATATTGGCAGTGTCGTACATACGCATTCACCATGGGCAACAACGTGGGCGCAATCAGGATTGAACGTGCCAGCTATGGGAACAACACATGCAGATACATTCTACGGCGAAATTCCGTGTGCTAGATTTTTAACGACTGAAGAAATCAATAAAGATTATGAGTATGAAACAGGCAATGTCATTGTTGAAACATTTAAAGAAAAAGGTATCAACCCACATGAAGTACCTGCAGTATTATTGCATGGTCACGCACCATTTATTTGGGGAGATAATTGTGAAAAAGCTGTGATGAACGCAGTAGTGTTAGAAGAAGTATGTAAGATGAATATCTTCACAAGACAATTAAATCCATTCGCAGAAACATTACCTAAAGCAGTACTTGATAAACACTTTGAAAGAAAACACGGCGCAAATGCCTATTACGGACAAAACTAA
- the araA gene encoding L-arabinose isomerase, translating into MATTKKFWFVIGSQELYGDDALAQVKQNAQNITDELNAQAQLPFEIELQTKLAISADVITDIMKEANYRDDILGVITWMHTFSPAKMWIRGTKLLQKPLLHLATQYNNDISWENIDMDYMNLHQSAHGDREYGYINRRLNKKNEIIFGHWKDENVQKQLREWMVVANAYNESFNLKVARFGDNMRNVAVTEGDKIEAQIQYGWTVDYFGIGDLVEYVNQVTDSEVDQLFKSYEDLYDFEYRAYSKDAFNASVKEQIKYEIAIKRFLDEGGYTAFTSNFEDLHGMKQLPGLAVQRLNEQGYGFAGEGDWKTAALDRLLKIAAENEATGFMEDYTYDLRSHQSHILGAHMLEVDPTLADTKPKIVVNPLGIGGKEDPARLVFDGKAGDGVVVTMMDLGTHFKFIVNEITAKQLDEPAPNLPVARVLWDVKPSLEQGVKRWIEEGGGHHTVLSLKLNTSQIEILLNMFDSEYTLIN; encoded by the coding sequence ATGGCTACAACAAAAAAATTCTGGTTTGTGATTGGATCACAAGAACTTTATGGTGATGATGCACTCGCACAAGTTAAACAAAATGCACAAAATATTACGGACGAATTAAACGCGCAGGCACAATTACCGTTTGAAATAGAATTACAAACGAAATTAGCAATTTCTGCAGATGTTATTACAGATATTATGAAAGAAGCGAATTATCGTGATGATATTTTAGGTGTGATTACATGGATGCATACATTTTCACCAGCGAAAATGTGGATTAGAGGTACTAAATTATTACAAAAACCATTATTACATTTAGCAACTCAATACAACAATGATATTTCATGGGAAAACATTGATATGGATTATATGAATTTACATCAATCAGCGCATGGTGATAGAGAATACGGTTATATTAACCGCCGTCTTAATAAGAAAAATGAAATTATTTTTGGACATTGGAAAGATGAAAATGTACAAAAGCAATTAAGAGAATGGATGGTTGTAGCCAATGCTTATAATGAAAGCTTCAACTTAAAAGTTGCAAGATTTGGTGACAACATGCGTAATGTAGCTGTTACTGAAGGGGATAAAATCGAAGCACAAATCCAATACGGTTGGACTGTAGATTATTTTGGTATAGGTGATTTAGTAGAATATGTGAATCAAGTAACAGATTCAGAAGTAGATCAATTATTTAAATCATATGAAGATTTATATGACTTTGAATACAGAGCGTACAGTAAAGACGCATTTAATGCTTCTGTTAAAGAACAAATAAAATATGAAATTGCGATTAAACGCTTTTTAGATGAGGGTGGATATACTGCTTTCACTTCTAACTTTGAAGATTTACATGGCATGAAACAATTACCAGGTTTAGCAGTACAAAGACTTAATGAACAAGGTTACGGATTTGCAGGTGAAGGTGATTGGAAGACTGCTGCTTTAGACCGCTTACTTAAAATTGCTGCAGAAAATGAAGCAACAGGGTTCATGGAAGATTATACGTACGACTTAAGAAGTCACCAATCACATATACTAGGCGCACATATGTTGGAAGTTGATCCAACATTAGCAGACACGAAACCTAAAATCGTTGTAAATCCCCTAGGTATAGGTGGTAAAGAAGATCCAGCAAGATTAGTATTCGATGGAAAAGCTGGCGACGGCGTAGTGGTCACAATGATGGATCTTGGCACACACTTCAAGTTTATTGTGAATGAAATTACTGCTAAACAATTAGATGAACCTGCACCTAACTTACCAGTAGCTAGAGTGTTATGGGATGTTAAACCATCATTAGAACAAGGCGTGAAACGTTGGATTGAAGAAGGCGGCGGTCATCACACAGTACTGTCACTTAAATTGAATACATCGCAAATAGAAATATTATTAAACATGTTTGATTCAGAATATACATTAATAAATTAA